A single genomic interval of Coregonus clupeaformis isolate EN_2021a chromosome 36, ASM2061545v1, whole genome shotgun sequence harbors:
- the LOC121552556 gene encoding apolipoprotein B-100, protein MGDAKLCLLLLLSTLAMAYAQDNAEEENPTCLLAKRYKSLHKYEYQYEAESLNAVNGASNLRNGPKGSCKVEIEVPQSCSYILRTTGCSLSEVVDMDAEGNPVFGPAPGSDAFAAAMEKHPLKVVVEGVYDVKLYPEEDESMTILNIKRGIVSALAVPLLEEENNKKMPTIHGMCKTAYTVNAMEDIATDITLNRDLSKCDHFIPQRDHTSPLALISGMHYPLAQLIRSSQTCNYKFDNDKKHMISGACTENHILVPFSHKGEYGVTNVGKQFLTLLEVSTYNERVFDHNVANLKGLPMEAAEDKSVVQDKDAALAVLRELATLSNGEKRAHLFQQLVSMVRGMKAETLSPAVPEALKVSGPLTYQVLAQCGTPECSSAIMQILRTFDNSAFEIDAIVFAMGLVPNPSALLVNDMLAMAQYKQSKPILYALSNVVKRFYKAEGKVTPEIEAVAEFAVAQLGDCTGDKEQNFLALRVIGNMAAAMGAASPALKSAVIKCVNEPAASLEVQQAAIQAFRQTPVPEEGREVLMQVLLSGASPLQKRVAAYLVLMKDPQPAELAQLAAALPIEEDQQARSFVISHLTNILASTAPETQELRQKILDALQGNEVGNVMDPTKFSRNYKIGSVQGNMLFEGTSYLPKEVMLEMTLKAFGYDVDMVEVGMEGKGLEPTVEALFGENGFFPDTVLKTVYFVSDKMPLQVNEVMKTMMPTLRKDRMKRQASQNIMREIGRNLNKLVRDLKAQESPEAMVYLRLLGNELGYLKTNEMEEMANSAALMIDNVLKMFPTDLMKGLMTNADNEVFAHYIFMDNEFFLPTATGVPLKIALSGTFTPGIKGGLHITPDMSEVSFMPSAGIEFVTRVGSHIPEYLLSGLEMHTSLYHESGLSAKIAMADKQVKLTIPAPQGPAKLISITNKLFAVTSAEVKPIPSLVKDRIDVSECTPFFAGMKYCTTLQYSDASSHDTAPYFPFTGDSKLAVELHPTGDVTEYTATIGYELLREGEEGRQKVDTVKMVLKAEGAEPTEATATMKYNRRKNVLTTDIQIPDFDLEAGLRLGVVDGNTKGKGIHSISIDLINKNIPQLSLVGRAKIEAMKDAMLQVQLLVPSIKADATVTANLKRGEELELELELESDIKLPETTSVQKITLKYDDEKIVAEVKSDMNSEIQNIFPHSMAIQKMVSDVLDQQVGQTDMKVRHILTKSVEATNNYLEKYAADIPYMQNLRVPGMPEIILPEKLFLNAEATAAYHFNNERIFIAIPLPLGGKSSEELNFPAALTTPHLALPQLGLDIASKEIPIPELFIPETLDVFVPLFGKVEVSTKVKSNLYNLEGSASAGKDAAETPSYSAKFDVTGSCSMELLCIKIEGSGLLASTPADSIKAHVKTSVSHKLIDASISIREVGTVTDNKINVKSSSKIEATSPLGLSVNLEHTGQVGFNTEVSILAPTLKITGDSNLEGTVKAGPVYGNTITTQSFAIFPFRPEAKIDSSLKIDSTILQAQNTIAASFANGELSVVSNTNAFEDILTNAAELAFKDNQLSLKCDTNALALGMKIHNQAEASVGIGAVTIKMETNTDHSENRIYSLVTASLDVNGLAVNSDTTVKLLENKAAHKATLTMNKDGLATSGTTTLQGPFTMENTFNGGLDASKATLSIETKSALNDMKVENANSLTITLSTLAFTSKADAIVSESTSYTHDITIDLQDYTASVNVNNDLKLLAANLVNEAQLKAEIYKIDLTGSLKAAYGVEELKYTYEINYADLTANAKCSTTAKLLGAHMSHNTELEIVGLAARIQNDARFNSQPFRFDNTIRASIIPFDFNLDAIFNADGDLTLYGKQSAQLYGKFLLKAQPLAFASSHECRASITQQLENGFSLETTLDNKMDTLLTPQEQKATLRVKSKVNNHALNQEVSAYNNAERLGLELSGTILTDLLNTAASEDQEFIISGFLKYDKNTDSHLINLPFLESLPAILENIKITIVSMAEKLQNYINSEEIKAKLEALPQHVSDFVTKLNLEDKAVQFKQDLITLTQVYVITLEDLEASLVNLKTAFENLLIDLSSRLQGIVDVTKEMIASGTLSETVIQRLNQELNAINKEYELTTMIVAVIDAIEELIKQIDMQKLKDSSISLLHDIDAKFEIKANLENAVSELKKLIENFDRTKFVEDLRNYITSINLEAYVEQLIDQFQQDWLRFSKVIEPVKEVIMEFDIFGKLNAFHAKLTELIVKYEVDKKVEGVLEKVVDLIKQFEIGETIQVLANNLKAIDIPAKAMHMLEKAINYLKATEIKQVIDQLNEYLNSIVQKLKSFDYNAYVDETNQMIAEYTAHVNELIKALEIPQKLEASREFVNFVVSSALNFIEHLREIKVADMIKTVKDIADHAILNDLKAISERLKQRITDMDLRNDIISFLQQVSEHYTKFTIVINEVFGNVFEVIQKFAGEQQIVSEVKQIIEGVVTGLKTADLDIPSFTIPFTDLVMPSMKISLEKLQEIEIPTQLDIPEFTILGFHTVPATTVSFDDIKQKVIELIDFIVNFDIQIFDLDAFFGDLTVSYLPTLPDITLPEITFPELSFPTFPKVAAEKLLEIPTLQIPEIKLPAIPSEISFPCFGKLYGEIKVITPIYSIKSSAELWNNTENEMTPQFTAFLASQATSPSVEILNFNLNSNVRVAIPKRSRVIVAETIKFTHNALAVEHQASVIIYGYSSQASANTRVKATTAPYTADIVNNAFFAMEGGISASVDTTYNHQINIPIIGFTNKASVTQKAVTRLEDTTITLTIGNDGAIKFNSQEGTHKCDLHFTISPSTAKLTISADTDTALLKMKQTMNADAVMLSHITFDARSEAEGPEVKNSLLVASGNANLGDMKVELKANHDTELVGGLSGILSNSLNIVIHPIEVVFDFQNKGNTKLSFNEVLVAKIDLQNDYSAIIKPEAQQINTVALARFNQYKYSHNFTVDNNEKEAGIFAAVNGEANLEFLTTPISIPEIELTFLIIPAISDLNLYEHTGLKNILTTTEQSLDVDAKILYQKSQFSSLGNLITELSLKSPIFNLNANAGLYSADDLVFRLGATTASVFEALKVKLDGTSSLTTKRGLKLATSLSLENPHIEGNHDSTISLNTDNLEAALYVATVAKIALPIFNLEANQQLVADTKTKPNAASTLKLKSDFNLPLIKAIGKAEADHSLKLEGTLEYISVESSIKGNIDGTILEHNAVLGALDNEANIYLNADGLRSTSKIIANAKLSNGETTILEMDVDENLAVEASVSRVYAVLEFTSNNEANVITFNTKGKHVARATIDFAPLTSLTADVEIDMSQPSNMGDITIFDKTIVELTGPKQKISANAKIATPVYTTNLAAELEGDAPVFKATLKSSATSAIVLLDYDMDASITANVENEALGLTGKIILTHVDLTMDIQNVITQSMSVSRHTLNVDITSPTFTDVNFRYAARRDGISASIANPSAGLLGLELQGRNPSQLSARLYSRYASAPEDDVDILVIRATAKDADKMNLQVAYNMEAPHNILLGLKERLPAITSTLTNFADKYEIFRHVEGLKSSIVNLIEEAYTAANSHAAELSQLSILFRNTVVQYQKTVQVYLDAAIKFLKETQFKLPGSEEMTTLPELLKQLTSAIATILEQAIQNMEMISNVQFRLPIVGVMTGGQILDQMWATMKNVIAQVTDLVNNLESLDMVLEKLGETLKVIVEKAQEFVDTLKSDDLDAVAVYINALYGNLVGVIKTVLDQVNTLNMEQVNHAIEHIMEMVMSVLNQLNLAITGLLQQASDEAFVKVSGGRLEINLPFPFHQ, encoded by the exons GTCGAGATTGAAGTTCCTCAGTCTTGCAGCTACATCCTGCGTACCACAGGCTGTAGCTTGAGTGAGGTTGTCGATATGGACGCAGAGGGCAACCCTGTGTTCGGACCTGCCCCCGGATCTGATGCCTTCGCTGCTGCCATGGAGAA aCATCCTCTGAAGGTTGTGGTTGAGGGAGTGTACGATGTGAAACTGTACCCTGAGGAGGATGAGTCCATGACCATCCTGAACATCAAGAGAGGTATCGTCTCTGCCCTTGCCGTGCCCCTGCTGGAAGAGGAGAACAACAAGAAAATG CCCACCATCCATGGCATGTGCAAGACCGCTTATACAGTCAACGCCATGGAGGACATCGCTACTGATATTACCCTCAACAGGGACTTGTCCAAATGCGACCACTTCATCCCCCAGAGGGACCACACCAGCCCTCTGGCGCTCATCTCTGGCATG CACTATCCTCTTGCTCAGCTAATCAGAAGCTCCCAGACCTGCAACTACAAGTTTGACAATGACAAGAAGCACATGATCTCTGGTGCTTGCACTGAGAACCACATCCTGGTGCCTTTCTCTCACAA GGGAGAGTATGGAGTTACCAACGTTGGAAAACAGTTCCTGACTCTGCTGGAGGTTTCCACATACAATGAGAGAGTTTTTGACCACA ATGTGGCCAACCTCAAGGGTCTGccaatggaggctgctgaggacaAGAGCGTTGTTCAGGACAAGGATGCTGCTCTGGCCGTCCTGAGGGAACTGGCCACTCTGTCCAATGGTGAGAAGAGAGCCCACCTCTTCCAGCAGCTTGTGAGCATGGTCCGTGGAATGAAGGCTGAGACCCTGAGCCCTGCTGTCCCCGAGGCCCTGAAGGTGTCCGGACCCCTGACCTACCAGGTTCTGGCCCAGTGCGGTACCCCAGAGTGCAGCAGTGCCATCATGCAGATCCTTAGGACTTTTGACAACTCTGCCTTTGAGATTGATGCTATTGTGTTCGCCATGGGACTGGTCCCCAACCCCTCTGCCCTCCTGGTCAACGACATGCTGGCTATGGCACAGTACAAGCAGAGCAAGCCCATCCTGTATGCCCTGAGCAATGTTGTCAAGAG GTTCTACAAGGCCGAGGGCAAAGTGACCCCTGAGATCGAGGCTGTGGCTGAGTTTGCGGTTGCCCAGCTGGGTGACTGCACTGGTGACAAGGAGCAGAACTTCCTGGCCCTGAGG GTTATTGGTAACATGGCCGCAGCCATGGGAGCCGCCAGTCCTGCTCTGAAGTCTGCTGTAATCAAGTGTGTAAACGAGCCCGCCGCTTCCCTGGAAGTCCAACAGGCTGCCATTCAGGCCTTCAGACAGACCCCTGTCCCTGAGGAG GGCAGAGAGGTGCTCATGCAGGTTCTTTTGAGTGGTGCTAGCCCCCTGCAGAAGCGCGTTGCTGCCTACCTGGTGCTGATGAAGGACCCCCAGCCTGCTGAACTGGCTCAGCTGGCCGCCGCTCTGCCCATCGAAGAAGACCAGCAGGCCAGGAGCTTTGTCATCTCCCACCTGACTAATATCCTGGCATCCACTGCACCCGAGACCCAGGA GCTGAGACAGAAGATTCTTGATGCCCTGCAGGGCAATGAGGTTGGAAATGTCATGGATCCCACCAAGTTCTCCCGCAACTACAAGATCGGATCTGTGCAAGGAAACATGCTCTTCGAGGGCACCAGCTATCTGCCCAAGGAAGTCATGCTGGAGATGACCCTGAAGGCCTTCGGCTACGATGTTGACATGGTGGAG GTTGGAATGGAAGGCAAAGGACTTGAGCCAACTGTTGAGGCTTTGTTTGGAGAGAACGGATTCTTCCCTGACACAGTTCTGAAGACCGTCTACTTCGTTTCTGACAAGATGCCCCTGCAGGTCAATGAGGTCATGAAGACAATGATGCCCACTCTGAGGAAAGACAGGATGAAGAGACAG GCTTCCCAGAACATCATGAGAGAAATCGGCCGCAACCTCAACAAACTGGTCAGGGATCTGAAGGCTCAGGAGTCCCCTGAGGCTATGGTTTACCTGAGATTGCTGGGAAATGAACTTGGATACCTGAAGACCAACGAGATGGAGGAGATGGCCAACTCTGCTGCTCTTATGATTGACAACGTACTCAAGATGTTCCCCACTGAT CTGATGAAGGGACTGATGACCAACGCTGACAATGAAGTCTTCGCCCATTACATCTTCATGGATAACGAATTCTTCCTGCCAACTGCCACTGGTGTGCCACTGAAGATTGCCCTGTCTGGTACCTTCACCCCTGGCATCAAGGGAGGACTGCACATTACACCCGACATG AGCGAGGTGTCCTTCATGCCCTCCGCTGGAATTGAGTTTGTGACACGGGTTGGTTCCCACATTCCTGAGTACCTTCTCTCTGGCCTGGAGATGCACACCAGCCTGTACCACGAAAGTGGGCTCAGCGCTAAGATCGCCATGGCTGACAAACAGGTCAAGCTGACCATCCCTGCTCCACAGGGCCCTGCCAAGCTCATCAGCATCAC CAACAAGCTGTTCGCAGTGACCTCTGCTGAAGTGAAACCCATCCCTTCTCTGGTGAAGGACAGAATTGATGTGTCTGAGTGCACTCCATTCTTTGCTGGTATGAAGTACTGCACAACCCTGCAGTACTCTGATGCTAGCTCCCACGACACTGCTCCTTACTTCCCCTTCACGGGAGACAGCAA GCTTGCTGTGGAGCTCCACCCCACTGGTGATGTCACTGAATACACGGCCACCATCGGCTACGAACTCCtcagggagggagaagagggtcgTCAGAAGGTTGACACTGTAAAGATGGTCCTGAAGGCAGAAG GTGCTGAACCCACTGAGGCCACAGCCACCATGAAGTACAACAGGAGGAAGAATGTCCTCACCACCGACATCCAGATCCCTGACTTTGACCTGGAGGCCGGACTCAGACTGGGTGTTGTTGATGGCAACACCAAGGGCAAAGGAATACACTCCATCTCCATTGACCTCATCAACAAGAACATCCCTCAGCTGTCCCTGGTTGGCCGCGCAAA AATTGAGGCCATGAAGGATGCTATGCTGCAGGTTCAGCTGCTTGTCCCTTCAATCAAGGCTGACGCCACAGTTACAGCCAACCTGAAGCGTGGTGAGGAACTGGAACTGGAACTTGAGCTTGAGAGTGACATCAAGCTCCCAGAGACCACCTCAGTGCAAAAGATCACCCTAAAATATG ATGACGAGAAGATTGTGGCTGAGGTCAAGTCTGACATGAACTCTGAGATCCAGAACATCTTCCCTCATTCCATGGCAATCCAGAAGATGGTCAGTGATGTTCTTGATCAGCAGGTGGGCCAAACCGACATGAAGGTCCGTCACATCCTCACCAAGTCTGTGGAg GCAACCAACAACTACCTGGAGAAATATGCTGCTGATATCCCATACATGCAGAACTTGAGAGTCCCTGGGATGCCAGAGATTATTCTGCCAGAGAAACTGTTCCTGAATGC TGAGGCCACAGCTGCTTACCACTTCAACAATGAGCGTATCTTCATCGCCATTCCCCTGCCTCTTGGTGGAAAATCATCTGAGGAGCTTAACTTCCCAGCTgccctgaccacaccacacctgGCTCTGCCCCAGCTTGGCCTGGACATTGCCTCCAAGGAGATCCCCATCCCTGAGCTTTTCATCCCAGAGACCCTTGATGTGTTTGTGCCCCTCTTCGGAAAAGTTGAGGTGTCCACAAAGGTGAAGAGCAACCTCTACAACTTGGAGGGCTCAGCGTCTGCTGGCAAAGATGCTGCTGAGACACCAAGCTATTCTGCCAAGTTTGATGTGACAGGCAGCTGCTCAATGGAACTCCTGTGCATCAAGATTGAAG GATCTGGATTGCTTGCCAGcactcctgctgattccatcaaGGCCCATGTGAAGACATCTGTGAGCCACAAGCTCATTGATGCCAGCATTAGCATAAGGGAAGTTGGCACTGTTACAGACAACAAGATCAATGTGAAATCCAGCAGCAAAATCGAAGCAACAAGCCCCCTGGGTCTGAGTGTAAATCTAGAGCACACCGGCCAAGTTGGCTTCAATACTGAAGTGTCAATACTGGCTCCAACACTGAAGATCACTGGTGATAGCAACTTAGAAGGAACAGTCAAAGCAGGACCGGTCTATGGCAACACAATCACCACCCAGTCTTTTGCCATCTTCCCATTCAGACCAGAGGCAAAGATTGATTCTTCCCTGAAAATTGATTCAACCATTCTTCAGGCCCAGAACACAATTGCTGCATCCTTTGCCAATGGCGAGCTGTCTGTTGTATCTAATACCAATGCATTCGAAGACATCCTGACCAATGCTGCTGAACTTGCCTTCAAGGATAACCAGCTGTCCCTGAAATGTGACACCAATGCCCTTGCCCTTGGCATGAAGATCCACAACCAGGCTGAGGCTTCTGTTGGCATTGGAGCAGTCACAATCAAGATGGAGACCAACACTGACCACTCTGAGAATCGCATATACTCTCTTGTCACTGCCTCCCTGGATGTCAATGGCCTGGCTGTGAACAGTGATACCACTGTAAAGCTGCTTGAGAACAAAGCTGCACATAAAGCTACGCTGACAATGAACAAGGATGGCCTGGCCACAAGTGGAACAACCACCCTGCAAGGCCCCTTCACCATGGAGAACACCTTCAACGGTGGACTTGATGCCTCCAAGGCTACTCTGTCCATTGAGACCAAGAGTGCATTGAATGACATGAAGGTTGAGAATGCCAACTCACTGACCATCACTCTCTCCACCCTTGCCTTCACCTCAAAGGCTGACGCCATCGTCAGCGAGAGCACTTCTTACACACATGACATCACCATTGACCTGCAGGACTACACTGCCTCTGTAAATGTGAACAATGACCTGAAACTGCTGGCAGCCAACCTAGTCAATGAGGCTCAGCTAAAGGCAGAGATCTACAAAATTGACCTGACTGGAAGCCTAAAGGCTGCCTATGGTGTGGAAGAGCTCAAATACACCTATGAGATCAACTATGCAGACCTGACTGCTAATGCTAAGTGCAGCACTACTGCGAAGCTCCTCGGTGCTCACATGAGCCACAACACTGAGCTTGAAATTGTTGGCCTTGCTGCAAGAATCCAAAATGATGCCCGCTTCAACTCCCAGCCTTTCCGCTTCGACAACACCATCCGTGCCAGTATTATTCCCTTCGACTTCAACCTTGACGCCATCTTCAATGCTGATGGTGACCTGACCCTGTATGGCAAGCAAAGCGCTCAGCTCTACGGAAAGTTCCTTCTTAAAGCACAGCCCCTGGCTTTTGCCAGCTCTCATGAATGCAGAGCCTCCATCACCCAGCAGCTGGAAAATGGTTTCTCCCTGGAGACCACACTGGACAACAAGATGGACACACTTCTGACTCCCCAGGAGCAGAAAGCCACACTCAGGGTGAAGTCCAAGGTGAACAACCATGCCCTCAATCAGGAAGTTAGTGCCTACAACAATGCTGAAAGGCTTGGACTGGAGCTGTCTGGAACCATCCTCACCGACCTCCTGAACACAGCTGCCAGTGAAGACCAGGAATTCATAATCTCTGGTTTCCTGAAGTATGATAAGAACACTGACAGTCACTTGATTAATCTGCCCTTCCTCGAGAGTTTGCCTGCAATCCTGGAAAACATCAAGATCACTATTGTGAGCATGGCAGAGAAACTGCAGAATTACATTAACAGTGAAGAGATCAAGGCTAAGCTTGAGGCTCTGCCCCAGCATGTGAGTGACTTTGTTACCAAACTGAATCTCGAAGACAAGGCTGTCCAGTTCAAACAGGACCTGATTACCCTCACCCAGGTGTATGTCATTACTCTGGAAGACCTAGAGGCCTCTCTGGTGAACCTCAAGACAGCTTTTGAAAACCTGCTGATTGATCTGTCATCCCGCCTTCAGGGAATTGTTGATGTTACCAAGGAGATGATTGCGAGTGGCACCCTGTCTGAAACTGTCATCCAGAGGCTCAACCAGGAGCTGAATGCCATCAACAAGGAGTATGAATTAACTACAATGATTGTAGCTGTCATTGATGCAATTGAAGAGCTGATCAAGCAGATTGACATGCAGAAACTGAAGGACAGCAGCATTTCACTCCTGCATGACATTGATGCCAAGTTTGAAATCAAGGCTAATCTTGAGAATGCAGTGAGTGAATTGAAGAAGTTAATTGAGAACTTTGACCGAACCAAAtttgttgaggatctgaggaacTACATTACCTCAATCAACTTGGAAGCTTATGTTGAGCAGCTTATAGATCAGTTTCAGCAAGATTGGCTAAGATTCAGCAAGGTTATTGAGCCTGTCAAGGAAGTGATTATGGAGTTCGACATCTTTGGCAAGTTGAATGCTTTCCATGCCAAGCTGACAGAACTGATTGTCAAATATGAGGTTGACAAGAAGGTTGAAGGAGTCCTGGAGAAGGTTGTGGACCTCATTAAGCAGTTTGAAATTGGTGAAACAATTCAGGTCCTTGCTAACAACCTGAAGGCCATCGATATTCCAGCGAAGGCAATGCACATGCTGGAAAAAGCCATCAACTACTTAAAAGCTACTGAGATCAAGCAGGTGATTGACCAGCTGAACGAGTATCTCAACTCCATTGTCCAGAAGCTGAAGTCATTTGATTACAATGCTTATGTGGATGAAACCAACCAGATGATTGCTGAATACACCGCTCATGTAAACGAGCTGATCAAGGCACTTGAGATCCCACAGAAACTTGAGGCTTCAAGAGAGTTTGTCAACTTTGTTGTGTCATCTGCACTTAACTTCATTGAACATCTCAGGGAAATCAAGGTTGCAGACATGATCAAAACAGTGAAGGACATAGCTGACCATGCCATCCTTAATGACCTTAAGGCAATTTCTGAGAGGCTGAAGCAAAGAATCACAGATATGGACCTCAGAAATGATATCATCTCATTCCTGCAGCAGGTGAGCGAACACTACACCAAGTTCACCATCGTCATCAATGAGGTGTTCGGCAATGTGTTTGAGGTGATCCAGAAGTTTGCTGGTGAACAACAAATTGTCAGTGAGGTCAAGCAGATCATCGAGGGAGTTGTCACTGGACTGAAGACAGCTGACCTGGACATTCCTTCATTCACCATCCCTTTCACTGACCTGGTCATGCCCTCCATGAAGATCAGCCTGGAAAAGCTTCAGGAGATTGAAATTCCAACACAGCTGGATATACCTGAGTTCACTATCCTGGGTTTCCACACAGTGCCAGCCACCACTGTTTCCTTTGACGATATCAAGCAGAAGGTCATAGAGCTCATTGATTTCATTGTCAACTTTGATATCCAGATTTTTGATTTGGATGCTTTCTTTGGAGACCTGACCGTGAGCTACCTGCCAACCCTACCTGACATCACTCTCCCAGAGATCACATTCCCAGAGTTATCCTTCCCTACCTTCCCTAAGGTGGCCGCAGAGAAGCTCCTAGAGATTCCAACTCTCCAGATCCCTGAGatcaagctccctgccatccccAGTGAGATCAgtttcccttgctttggcaagcTCTATGGTGAGATCAAAGTCATCACCCCAATCTACAGCATCAAGAGCTCTGCTGAGCTCTGGAACAATACTGAAAATGAGATGACTCCTCAGTTCACTGCTTTCTTGGCCTCCCAGGCCACATCACCCAGTGTTGAGATCCTCAATTTCAACCTGAACTCCAATGTTCGTGTTGCCATCCCCAAAAGGAGCCGTGTGATTGTTGCAGAGACCATTAAGTTCACTCACAATGCACTTGCAGTTGAACACCAGGCATCAGTGATCATCTACGGATACTCATCCCAGGCCTCAGCTAACACCAGAGTCAAGGCAACCACTGCACCCTACACTGCTGACATTGTCAATAATGCCTTCTTTGCTATGGAGGGTGGAATATCTGCCTCTGTGGACACCACCTACAACCACCAGATCAATATCCCAATCATCGGCTTCACCAACAAAGCCTCTGTGACCCAGAAGGCTGTTACCCGCCTGGAGGACACAACAATCACTCTGACCATTGGAAATGATGGTGCTATCAAGTTCAACTCTCAGGAGGGCACACACAAGTGTGACCTTCACTTCACCATCAGTCCCAGCACTGCTAAACTTACAATCTCCGCTGACACCGACACTGCCCTTCTGAAGATGAAGCAGACCATGAACGCTGATGCAGTCATGCTCAGTCACATCACATTTGATGCCCGGTCTGAAGCAGAAGGCCCAGAGGTCAAGAACAGCCTTCTGGTGGCATCTGGAAATGCTAACTTGGGAGATATGAAAGTTGAACTGAAGGCAAACCATGACACAGAGCTTGTTGGTGGTCTCAGTGGAATCCTGTCCAACTCACTCAACATTGTGATTCATCCAATTGAGGTTGTCTTTGACTTCCAGAACAAGGGAAACACCAAGCTCAGCTTCAACGAGGTACTGGTGGCCAAGATTGATCTCCAGAATGACTACTCTGCCATCATCAAGCCTGAAGCTCAACAGATCAACACTGTGGCTCTTGCCCGTTTCAACCAGTATAAATACTCACACAACTTCACAGTTGACAACAACGAAAAGGAGGCTGGCATATTTGCTGCTGTCAATGGTGAGGCTAATCTTGAATTCTTGACAACCCCTATCAGCATCCCTGAGATTGAGCTAACCTTCCTTATCATCCCAGCCATCAGCGATCTGAACCTGTATGAGCATACTGGCTTGAAGAACATCTTGACCACCACTGAGCAGTCTCTTGATGTGGATGCCAAGATCCTGTACCAGAAGAGTCAGTTTTCCTCTCTGGGCAACCTGATCACTGAACTCTCCCTCAAGTCACCCATCTTCAATCTGAATGCCAATGCCGGACTTTACTCTGCGGACGACCTTGTGTTCCGCCTGGGAGCTACCACAGCCTCCGTTTTTGAAGCTCTTAAGGTCAAGCTTGATGGCACCAGCAGCCTGACCACCAAAAGAGGGCTTAAGCTGGCAACATCCCTGTCTTTGGAGAACCCCCACATTGAGGGAAACCATGACAGCACAATCAGCCTGAACACTGACAACCTGGAAGCTGCTTTGTATGTGGCTACCGTTGCAAAGATTGCTCTGCCCATCTTCAACCTGGAAGCCAACCAGCAACTTGTTGCAGACACCAAGACCAAGCCAAATGCTGCCTCTACATTGAAGCTGAAGAGTGATTTCAACCTGCCCCTTATCAAGGCAATTGGCAAGGCAGAGGCTGACCACAGCCTGAAGCTGGAGGGAACCCTTGAGTACATCTCTGTGGAGTCATCCATCAAGGGCAACATTGATGGCACAATCCTGGAGCACAATGCTGTTTTGGGAGCCCTGGACAATGAGGCTAACATCTACCTGAATGCTGATGGCCTACGCTCCACCTCAAAGATCATTGCCAATGCCAAACTCAGCAACGGTGAGACAACTATCCTGGAGATGGATGTGGACGAGAACCTGGCTGTTGAGGCATCCGTGAGCCGAGTATATGCAGTGCTGGAATTCACCAGCAACAACGAGGCCAATGTGATTACCTTCAACACAAAGGGAAAGCATGTAGCCCGGGCTACCATTGACTTTGCACCATTGACATCGCTGACTGCTGATGTTGAGATTGACATGTCTCAGCCAAGCAACATGGGTGACATTACCATCTTCGATAAAACTATTGTCGAGCTGACAGGTCCCAAGCAGAAGATCTCTGCCAACGCCAAGATTGCCACACCTGTGTACACCACAAATCTGGCAGCTGAGTTGGAGGGTGATGCCCCTGTCTTCAAAGCCACACTCAAGTCATCTGCTACCTCTGCCATTGTTCTCCTGGATTATGACATGGACG CTTCCATCACCGCAAATGTTGAGAATGAAGCCCTTGGCTTGACTGGCAAGATTATCCTGACCCATGTTGACCTGACCATGGACATTCAGAATGTGATTACCCAGTCTATGAG TGTCTCCCGCCACACCCTGAATGTGGACATCACCAGCCCAACCTTCACTGATGTGAACTTCCGCTATGCTGCCCGCAGAGATGGAATCAGTGCTTCCATCGCTAATCCATCCGCTGGGTTATTGGGTCTTGAACTCCAGGGCAGGAACCCATCTCAGCTGAGCGCTAGACTCTACAGCCGTTATGCT TCTGCCCCAGAGGATGATGTTGACATCTTGGTCATCAGAGCTACTGCCAAGGACGCCGATAAGATGAATCTGCAGGTTGCCTACAACATGGAGGCCCCACACAACATTCTCCTGGGCCTGAAGGAGAGACTCCCTGCCATcacatccaccctgaccaacttCGCCGACAAGTACGAGATCTTCAGGCACGTGGAGGGGCTGAAGAGCTCCATCGTCAACCTCATTGAGGAAGCCTACACTGCTGCCAACAGCCACGCAGCCGAGCTGAGCCAGCTGTCAATCCTCTTCAGGAACACTGTTGTCCAGTACCAGAAAACCGTCCAGGTCTACCTGGATGCTGCCATCAAGTTCCTGAAGGAGACCCAGTTCAAGCTGCCTGGCTCTGAGGAAATGACCACCCTGCCTGAGCTCCTCAAACAGCTGACCAGCGCCATTGCCACTATTCTTGAGCAGGCCATCCAAAACATGGAGATGATTAGCAACGTCCAGTTCAGATTGCCAATTGTTGGTGTGATGACTGGAGGCCAAATCCTGGATCAGATGTGGGCCACCATGAAAAATGTTATTGCCCAGGTTACAGATCTGGTGAATAATCTGGAGAGCCTTGACATGGTCCTGGAGAAGCTTGGCGAGACCCTGAAGGTCATCGTTGAGAAGGCCCAGGAGTTTGTCGACACTCTGAAGTCTGACGACCTGGATGCCGTCGCTGTCTACATCAACGCTCTGTATGGTAACCTTGTTGGCGTGATCAAGACCGTCCTGGACCAGGTAAATACGTTGAACATGGAGCAGGTGAACCACGCAATTGAACACATCATGGAGATGGTCATGTCTGTGCTGAACCAGCTCAACCTCGCAATCACTGGTCTTCTGCAGCAGGCTTCTGATGAGGCTTTCGTGAAAGTTAGCGGCGGAAGGCTTGAGATCAACCTTCCCTTTCCCTTCCACCAGTGA